A genomic window from Sulfurospirillum multivorans DSM 12446 includes:
- a CDS encoding 3'-5' exonuclease translates to MRAFDSYIHKMTQKPIFHKEFFAKMHTFKELEFVDVEDLSMLKLLGLPITKYNNYAFTLETLSTPITQGKFCIVDIEANGSKPTLHQIIEIGAVMIENGKEVAEFSSLAKADVLPDSIEQLTGISLSALQNAPSLSSVLEAFRLFIKDAVFVAHNVNFDYYFISYSLEQAGFGPLLNRRLDTIDLAKKCIEAPKYGLGALTDYLGIGFENHHRALCDAKATAQVFFKALEKLPEEVQTVEQLIDFTKPHNQKKKKKEKPVKPTDTSL, encoded by the coding sequence GTGAGAGCCTTCGATAGTTATATCCATAAGATGACGCAAAAGCCCATTTTTCACAAAGAGTTTTTTGCCAAAATGCACACCTTTAAAGAGTTGGAATTTGTGGATGTTGAAGACCTCTCTATGCTGAAGCTTTTGGGGCTTCCCATCACGAAATACAATAACTACGCTTTTACACTAGAGACGCTGAGCACGCCTATAACGCAGGGAAAATTTTGCATCGTGGACATTGAAGCCAATGGCAGTAAACCCACCTTGCATCAGATCATCGAAATTGGTGCGGTGATGATTGAAAATGGCAAGGAAGTGGCGGAATTCTCCTCATTAGCCAAAGCCGATGTTTTACCTGATAGCATTGAACAACTCACAGGCATCAGCCTTTCCGCGCTTCAAAATGCTCCTTCCCTCAGCTCTGTTTTAGAAGCATTTCGCCTGTTTATCAAAGATGCAGTTTTTGTGGCACACAATGTCAATTTTGACTACTATTTTATCTCCTATTCGCTAGAACAAGCAGGCTTTGGTCCACTTTTGAACCGAAGACTGGATACGATTGATTTGGCGAAAAAATGTATTGAAGCACCCAAATATGGGCTTGGCGCATTGACGGATTATTTGGGCATCGGCTTTGAAAACCATCACCGTGCACTGTGCGATGCCAAAGCGACGGCACAAGTTTTTTTTAAAGCGTTGGAAAAATTACCCGAAGAGGTTCAAACGGTTGAGCAATTGATTGATTTTACCAAACCGCACAATCAAAAAAAGAAGAAAAAAGAGAAGCCTGTTAAACCGACTGATACATCGCTTTAA